One region of Takifugu flavidus isolate HTHZ2018 chromosome 14, ASM371156v2, whole genome shotgun sequence genomic DNA includes:
- the sms gene encoding spermine synthase, which yields MAVLHHSLDFILSSPVDSASTVPSLLSIFHEQEMTETVHDTKGHGYLATLVGKHGRLALLRVHSHGMVTIDLQCYQEDSVAEVDNLLNALEKKLKALLSGNIKRFKRLPALIRGAEVDRYWPTSDDRLIEYDIDQVLYEEDSAYQNIQILHSKQYGNILVLNGDINLADSDTAYTHAIMGSGKESYTGKEVLILGGGDGGILAEVVKQKPKMITMLEIDQKVIDGCKTHMRKTCGDVLDNLTGDCYQILVEDCVPVLKKYVQEGRMFDYVINDLTAVPISTEPEDSMWEFLRLILDLSIKVLHPSGKYFTQGNGVNMTDALTLYEEQLEKLSCPVGFSKEVVCVPSYLELWVFYTIWKK from the exons ATGGCAGTACTACATCATTCTCTCGACTTCATTCTCTCTTCACCAG TTGACTCTGCTTCGACAGTCCCTAGTCTACTGTCCATATTCCatgaacaggaaatgacagagaCTGTCCACGATACGAAAGGACATGGTTATCTTGCTACTCTTGTTGGCAAGCATGGAAG aCTTGCCCTTCTGCGCGTGCACTCCCATGGGATGGTCACCATCGATCTACAGTGTTACCAAGAGGATAGTGTTGCAGAAGTAGACAAT CTTTTAAATGCACTGGAAAAGAAGCTAAAAGCTCTCTTAAGTGGCAACATTAAGAGGTTTAAAAG GCTACCAGCACTGATACGAGGAGCAGAAGTCGACCGATACTGGCCCACATCGGACGACAGACTTATCGAATATGACATTGACCAAGTGTTGTATGAAGAAGACTCTGCCTACCAAAACATACAAATATTGCACTCCAAGCAATATGGAAATATACTAGTGCTGAACGGAGACATTA ACTTGGCAGACAGTGATACGGCCTACACCCACGCCATCATGGGCAGCGGGAAAGAGAGCTACACCGGGAAGGAGGTGCTGATTCTGGGTGGGGGCGACGGAGGCATCCTTGCCGAGGTGGTCAAGCAAAAGCCAAAGATGATCACCATGTTGGAGAT TGATCAGAAGGTGATAGACGGTTGTAAAACGCACATGAGAAAAACATGTGGCGACGTCCTCGACAACCTGACTGGAGACTGCTACCAA ATATTAGTGGAGGACTGCGTTCCTGTGTTGAAGAAGTACGTCCAGGAAGGAAGGATGTTTGACTACGTGATTAATGACCTAACCGCGGTCCCCATATCTACGGAGCCAGAAG ATTCCATGTGGGAATTCCTGCGTCTCATCTTGGATCTTTCCATTAAAGTCCTGCACCCCTCTGGAAAATATTTCACACAG GGCAACGGTGTGAATATGACTGATGCACTGACTCTGTATgaggaacagctggagaagCTCTCATGTCCCGTCGGCTTCTCCAaagaggtggtgtgtgtgcccTCGTATTTGGAGCT CTGGGTATTCTACACCATATGGAAGAAGTAA
- the LOC130537738 gene encoding uncharacterized protein LOC130537738 — MVEVSHAIPDYFSSTGGFIFKQWKKRFLLLTSEGALTVSHDASSPPDQLVLVQSSCEAIVEGKEILDLPRLPAGGCRDCCFALILPQNKYLLLLTETSSECRIIYFLQSLSSPVSHCKRHQVSLPRIILRDLAPEQVLDKDPPTPPVCDLETSAPKPNTCASPKDRAGRNSPHSKSYRGGPRAVGCLRHGTISNAQAVKAVYLLMGGAATSSAIGYLGTCSLSNLDARAPDMPLNTDFAGVGPAQAYQAGSASLDAPHYNSFDFEMADSDFDAFDCGGFTF, encoded by the exons ATGGTGGAAGTTTCTCACGCTATCCCCGACTATTTCTCCTCTACAGGTGGattcattttcaaacagtgGAAGAAGAGGTTTCTGCTGCTAACGTCTGAGGGCGCCCTGACCGTCTCCCACGATGCATCGTCTCCACCCGACCAGCTGGTGCTGGTGCAGAGCAGCTGCGAAGCCATCGTGGAAGGCAAGGAGATCCTGGACCTGCCGAGGTTGCCTGCCGGTGGATGCAGAGATTGCTGCTTCGCCCTGATCCTCCCCCAGAACaaatacctgctgctgctgaccgaAACCTCTTCAGAGTGCAG GATTATTTATTTCCTACAGAGCCTCTCGTCACCTGTGAGCCACTGTAAGCGCCATCAAGTGTCGCTGCCACGCATTATTCTCAGAGATCTGGCGCCCGAGCAAGTCCTAGACAAAGACCCACCGACGCCGCCCGTCTGCGACTTGGAGACGTCCGCCCCGAAACCCAACACCTGCGCTTCCCCGAAGGACAGAG CAGGCAGGAATTCGCCGCATTCAAAGTCGTACAGAGGCGGCCCGCGTGCCGTGGGCTGCCTGCGTCACGGCACCATCAGCAACGCTCAGGCAGTGAAGGCGGTTTATCTGCTGATGGGCGGAGCCGCCACCTCGTCCGCCATTGGCTACCTAGGCACATGCTCGCTCTCTAATCTGGACGCCAGAGCCCCCGACATGCCACTCAACACAGATTTCGCCGGTGTGGGACCGGCGCAGGCGTACCAGGCCGGCAGCGCGTCCCTGGACGCGCCTCACTACAACAGCTTTGACTTTGAAATGGCCGATTCTGATTTTGATGCTTTTGACTGCGGTGGATTTACTTTCTGA